The Haloterrigena turkmenica DSM 5511 genome includes the window AGTCGTCGATAAGCGTCTCGGCGTCGGCCAGCAGGTCGAGGTCCGCGAGCAGCGAGTGGATCCGATCGCGCGCCGTCTCGAGGTGTAGATCGCGCAACCCGGCGACGTACTCGAGTTGCTCGAGCCCGGTCGCTCGCTCGTACAGCGGCGGCGTCTCCGGGAGGTAACCGACGCGCGGGCGGAGCCGCGCTCGGTCCGTGATCGAAACGCCGGCGACGGCGGCGCTCCCCTCGGTGGGCCGGGCGAGACTGGTCAGCAGCCGCATCGTCGTCGTCTTCCCCGCGCCGTTCGGGCCGAGAAAGCCGTAGACGGATCCCTCGGGAATCGAGAGCTCGAGATCGTCGACAGCAACCGTCTGTCCGTACCGTTTCGTCAGTCCCGTCGTCTCGATCGCTGCCATTCGTTACGTCGATATACCTATCAATACAAGTAGTAGTTGCGGTTTGGTTTCAGCTTCTTCATGTCTGTCCGTATAATGATGGCACTTTCCGAGCTTCGCAACCCGTGACTGTTTCTGACGATGCACGGGCAACTCCACTGGCCTCAGAACAGGCCGTCATCAGACGTAGTCTGATGACCGCTCTGGATAGTGGTGCGAACAATCTCGTCGCCTGTACCACCACGACCGGCGAGCGATATCTGTACGAAGGCCGCGAATTGTTCCAGCGGTTCCGCGAGACGACGCGAGAAATCGCCCGGTTGCAGTCGAAACTCGAAGATTGAAGAAGTCCCAAAGAACAGCGCACAGACCCGAGTACCGTCCACCGTGACGGGAATGTTGCCTCCGGCGAGTCGTAGACCGGCTGAGACTCCCACGGAGGAAACCCCGGCGTCGTCGGGCTATACCCGACTGCTTGAGGGAGCTTCGCTCCCTCTCTGTTTACGCCGGGGAGGATGTCATTCCATCAGCGCTTCCATCTCCTCGAGTCGCTGGCCGTACGTCTCCAGGGCTCGATCGATCGGATCAGACGTACTCATGTCGACGCCGGCGATCCGCAGGAGTTCGAGCGGGTACTCGCGGGAGCCCCGCCGGAGGAACTCGAGGTAGTCCTCGGCGGCGTCGGCGTTCCGGTCGCCGCCAGCGCCGTTCGGCAGCACGTTGTCGACGATGGCCAGCGCCGCGGAGATGCCGGTCGCGTACTGATAGACGTAGAACGCTCGGTAGAAGTGGGGGATGCGCATCCACTCGCGGGCGATGCGGTCGTCGACGACCGCGGGCTCGTAGTAGTCTTCTTTCAGCCCGCGGTAGAGTTCGTCCAGTCGGTCGGCCGTCAGCGGCTCGCCCTCCTCCTCGAGACGGTGGGTCTCGTGTTCGAACTCCGCGAACAGCGTCTGACGGTAGAGTGTCGACCGCACGCGCTCGAGGAATTCGTTGAGCACGTGTTTCTTGAACTCAGGGTCGTCGACGGTCTCGAGGAGGTGGCTGGTCAGCAGCGCCTCGTTGACCGTGCTGGCGACCTCCGCCACGAAGATCTCGTAGCTCGAGTAGACGAACGGCTGTTCCTCCTTGGTGAGCTCGGAGTGCATCGAGTGGCCGAGTTCGTGGGCCAGCGTGTACATCGAGGAGATGTCGTCCTGATAGTTCATCAGGATGAACGGCTGGGTGTCGTAGGTGCCCCCCGAGTAGGCCCCCGCCTGTTTCCCCTCGTTCTCGTAGACGTCGACCCAGCGGGACTCGAGTCCCTCTGCGACCCGCGACTGGTAGTCGTCGCCCAGCGGCGCCAGCGACTCGACGATGTACTCGGTGGCCCGGTCGTACTCGACGTCGGGCCCCTCGTCGCCGGTCAGGGGCATGTAGACGTCCCACATCTGCAGGTCGTCGACGCCAAGCGCTCGCTCCTTCAGTTCGGCGTGGCGGTGGAGTTTGTCGATGTTGTCGTGGACCGTCTCGACGAGGGTGTCGTAGACGTCGACGGGCACGTTGGGACCGTCGAGGGCGGCCTCGCGGGCGGTGTCGTAGTTGCGTGCTCGAGCGGTCTTGACGTCGGCCTTGACGCTGTTCTTGTAGGCCGAAGCGACGGTGTTTCGCATGGCCGACCACTCGTCGTAGTACTCCTCGTGGACCGTCTGACGGAACTCGCGGTCGGGCCGTTTCAGCAGGTTGACGAAGTTGCTCTGGGTGATCTCGATCGCGTCCTCGTCGTCGCCCTCGGGGGCCTCCACGGTGGGAAACTCCATGTCCGCGTTCGCGAGCATG containing:
- a CDS encoding ABC transporter ATP-binding protein, giving the protein MAAIETTGLTKRYGQTVAVDDLELSIPEGSVYGFLGPNGAGKTTTMRLLTSLARPTEGSAAVAGVSITDRARLRPRVGYLPETPPLYERATGLEQLEYVAGLRDLHLETARDRIHSLLADLDLLADAETLIDDYSTGMRQKVAFVQAVLHDPDVVFLDEPTSGLDPRAAKTIRERIRGLADGGTTVFLSTHILPVVEAVADTVGILSDGRLVAEGAPDALARRAETGDDGTLEDVFLELTDADPIDSARDGAGSETVIETEEAARD
- the pepF gene encoding oligoendopeptidase F, which encodes MSSVPERSEVDEDYTWDLKSIYATDDDWEAAYEAVAERVDELAAYEGQVTDDAETLRDVLQLRDEIMREVSTVAAYARMRRDEDTTNQQYQALTARAQSLGADAQSAASFIDPELQELTREEFDAMVETEPALETYDHYVDDVLRMKPHTRSAEVEELLADLSEVTGATGEVYNMLANADMEFPTVEAPEGDDEDAIEITQSNFVNLLKRPDREFRQTVHEEYYDEWSAMRNTVASAYKNSVKADVKTARARNYDTAREAALDGPNVPVDVYDTLVETVHDNIDKLHRHAELKERALGVDDLQMWDVYMPLTGDEGPDVEYDRATEYIVESLAPLGDDYQSRVAEGLESRWVDVYENEGKQAGAYSGGTYDTQPFILMNYQDDISSMYTLAHELGHSMHSELTKEEQPFVYSSYEIFVAEVASTVNEALLTSHLLETVDDPEFKKHVLNEFLERVRSTLYRQTLFAEFEHETHRLEEEGEPLTADRLDELYRGLKEDYYEPAVVDDRIAREWMRIPHFYRAFYVYQYATGISAALAIVDNVLPNGAGGDRNADAAEDYLEFLRRGSREYPLELLRIAGVDMSTSDPIDRALETYGQRLEEMEALME